The nucleotide sequence GTTGCCTAAAAACGTTTGGTTAAGAAGGAATACTCGGGTGAAATAAAGTCAATGACAGAAATATAATATGAAACATCAAAGAGATGAGAGTAGGATGATGACTAGAGTTGATATCTCTAAGAATTCGATATAAGCTATAGGCCAAGTAGTTTGATGTAAACCTAGAGGTCTATAAAACTTGTAAATTTTTGTCTCTATTCTAAAATTGAATTCCAGAATCACACCGAATCAAACTATTTGGTAGTCTGATTCGTCTCTATTCTCTATTATGAAGTgtgaaatttacttaaatttaatttaaacatttgtaaaaacacaacaaatttcaaaatatgctaacaaaaatataaatgtgagtattctttaatttatattttaacgcTGAACTTGATGGCAgtttaaacttttattaaatttgcgATAGATAAAATTCATAGGGAACATAAGAAAAACTCTAGTGGTACAAAACATGCAAAAACTTTGAAAGCTTTCTCTATGTATTgcttttgaggaacaaaaatacAACACGGTAACACTTTCCCGTATGCTTCCTCCATTTTATCAATTGTGAGTATTTTAAcagaaaatcaatatttaaatttttattgtcaaGAGACTATTACTACAAATACTTAATCAATTACTATACCTTTGTTCATTATATTCTTCCTCTCTTTTCAGTATGTAACTGATTGTGCCTTAGCTCGAAATGATCTTATAAAATTTACTTATGAACTTACCAATTACTTTTACTCCATATCAATTCGCAACCATAGGAAACAAAGATTTATTAtatcattaatttattttcatgtaaaaaagtaaaaaatcgcattttcgTGTAAgttaacaaattattttttataaaaatgttacaATTAATCACTAAAATCGATTAATCTAGAGTTCTTTTGCGCAAGATTTCATCTAAAATTGTCGTACATAATGAGTTTAGTTTAGTATTATGCATTGAATTAAGAATTAATATATACCCTAATTGTCGGCATATTAGGATCGTAATCATAAGTAAAACAGCTGACTACACATTGTCAGTCTATGCTATGTAGCACTTTAAGTACAATTGTGAgtggatttaaattaaatttctcgtTATGCGCAATGATTTTGGAGTTTCACTTGAACTTATTTtctcttgaatattttaaatgggATCATTTTTTGACTCTTGATAACGTAGAAACTCTTAGGTTTGCCATTACTAGggaaatatttttggaagtttTTTGTTCGCACAGGGGCGTAATATGTAGGTGACTTCTTCTTGAGGATCTTTTCATGTTGATGGCTATCCTCTCTATACTGCTTGTCGATGGTTTCATTATCCCATGGATTTGTCCATGTTGGAATATGCTTGATGTCAATAAGTTCGGCTTCGTTATCCGTGTGCCTCGAATTGGGATTTCGAGGACGGTTACCATGTAGGAGTTTCTTTAGAACTGGCAAATTCCAATGGTAGATCCTTCCTGGCTTCCCGTTAGATTGAAATCCCAGTGAGACTTTCTTACTGTCATCCGTTACAGCATTCACTGAGTCAGTATGAGATTTAAGATTGCCGTAGTAATTGTTGCTGGGTGGTAGCTTAATTATGAACATGTTTGAATCATCTGGAAGACCATGATGCCGTGATTCTACGGCTAATCGCTTCCGGTGATGGTTCGGGGACATCTTCATTTTACCTAGGCCCAATTTACTGAAAATGAAGCAATGATGATATTAATGCGTAAATGCAAAAtgcaattatttgaaaaaaaaaacaagtgaacagtaaaaaagttaaatttggacagtaaaaaaattaaatttggcttgttttttttttagatcaacTAACTCAATATTAGTTGGGTATACtccacaaaaataaaattaactaattaaaaaataaagcaggataaaaatattaaattataatattacattataatttaacttcacaattggtttgtggagctaaattatatcatgataaggtccaATGTCATttataaataagagaaaaagccaaatttcaaagctgcctcactttcccctaacttaaatttgattaaaatctcACAAGAATGATCGTTTTCAACGTCACTTCTTATCaccttaataaaaaatataattttctaaagtCATGCACATATGAAGTTGGGCACTATCTTATTATTATAACAAAACTTTAGGGCTCTTGATAGTTGTAAATTTAGCCAttagttgtaaaattaacaacaataatttatagatatttataaaattcataaattctccAGTTTGGTATCAAAGCGTTTTTCCTTAAtcaattacaaaattaaatcaaaaagcACATAGCTAAGTTAATTGTTCTCGTAGACATAGAGCTTTTCTTCTGTTTGATTTATATAGAATTTTTTAGACCTTTGCACTTAACAAAGAcgaaattagcaaaaaaaaaaacagtttaaaaCTAGCCCAACCAAATCAATTTCCAGTATGAttaaatgtaatttagataaatttaaatcaCCTAAAAAGTTCCGGatttgataattttcttttgtctGTCGTCATTTCGCGAGCATTAGACTTGGCTGTAACTTTGCTTTGAATCAGTCTTCTTCCTTCCGAATGATGGTCACTTGAGTATATCACTGGGGCTG is from Phlebotomus papatasi isolate M1 chromosome 1, Ppap_2.1, whole genome shotgun sequence and encodes:
- the LOC129799461 gene encoding uncharacterized protein LOC129799461; the protein is MRYKFTITTVTSYMVFASAHLRSLMKKCFFLCQCLQQTLTAEISNESSLSATGGKKLADARISYIRPAPVIYSSDHHSEGRRLIQSKVTAKSNAREMTTDKRKLSNPELFSKLGLGKMKMSPNHHRKRLAVESRHHGLPDDSNMFIIKLPPSNNYYGNLKSHTDSVNAVTDDSKKVSLGFQSNGKPGRIYHWNLPVLKKLLHGNRPRNPNSRHTDNEAELIDIKHIPTWTNPWDNETIDKQYREDSHQHEKILKKKSPTYYAPVRTKNFQKYFPSNGKPKSFYVIKSQKMIPFKIFKRK